GTCCTGAAAATGTAATGTATGATGAGTTAATTGCATTTAGTGAAATTATCCAAGAACCAGACAATATCCAGCAACAAGTGCGTTATGAAGATTGGAAACAATTAAGTTTACAAGTGGCGCAAGTGATGGAACAATTACGTCAATCGGCGGGTATTCAATTAGCTGCTGATGACAGTTATTTTGGATAATGTAATATCCAGTGTGCGACAGCACGTAACCAATGACTGGTTATTAAGGGAGTTCAACCCAAGTAAATTGGGAAAAGGAGAAAAATATGTTGGAACAATTGCAAGATGTGTTAAAGGCACATTGGGAACAGAGCGGCTTTGAATCGGCTACAAAGATTCAATCATCGCTGTATCAACCGATTCGTGATGGGCAGTCATTAGTCGCCATCTCACCGACTGGCTCGGGTAAGACATTGGCGTATTTATTGCCATTATTATCGACGATTGAAGCGGATAATAGTTTGCAAGTGATTATTTTAGCACCGTCACAAGAATTAGTGAAACAAATTAGTACGGTTGTTCAAGAATGGGGAGGTTTATTAGGGATTCACTGCCTGCCGATTTTAGGAAATGCGAATATGAAGCGGCAGTTGGATGCCTTAAAGGAGCGACCGGAAGTCATTGTTGCCACGCCAGGGCGCTTACAAGAAATAGCGCAACAATCCCGTAAAGTGAAGTTTCATCAGGTGAAAACCATTGTATTGGATGAAGGCGATTATTTATTAGAAGATTCACAGGAAGAAGCAGTTAATACGATTACCAAGCGTCTAATGCGTGATGTACAAAAGATTTGGGTCAGTGCAACCTATGGTCCTGCTTTGCAACGTATCGTTGAGGAACAAAATCTGGCCTTGCATCAGCTGATGGATGAGAATGCAACGAATCTAAAACATGTAGCGATTTTAACGCAAAACCGTCAGAAAGGGCAACAACTAAAACGTTTAGCCCATGTTGAAGGGATGCAGGCAATCGTCTTTTTTGAGCAAGTGAGTGAATTAGAATCTATTGCAGCAAAATTGATTTTTGAAAAAGTCGCAGTAGGTTTGTTACACGGTCAGTTATCCAAATTAGAACGTGAGCGGTCGATTACTGCGTTTCGTAATGGTGAGTTGACGTATCTTTTAACGACAGATGTGGCTGCGCGTGGGTTGGACATCGCTGATTTACCAGCTGTCATTCATTTTAATCGTGTGTCGGATGTGCGGACATATACTCACCGCTCAGGTAGAACGGGTCGTATGGGGAAAGCTGGCATGGTTATTTCATTGGTTAATGAACAAGAGTTACGTGATTTGAATGCGATGTTGGAGTCAGAAACGATTATGTTAGAACCATATACTACGTATAAAGGTGTGTTAATGTCAGAAGATGAACGTGAACAATTGCGTGAATCAGCAATGGATATGCCGACTCAAGTGAAAAAAGTGCGTAAACCCACTGCGAAAAAGCCAATGCGCACAGTAAAAAATGAAAAAGCAAAGAAAAAGAATCGTCGTCGAGATACTAAAAATAAAGGTAAACGGCGTCCAAAGCAATAATATCTAAAAGATTGTGGCTGTTATGAAAAGGCGATGTGTACTAGATTTCAGTATAATATGTGCTAATGAGCAGTGAAGCAGTGCTAAAAAACTACCGCATCAGTCGATTGAAAGATTGATGTGGTAGTCTTATGTTGTCGATTAATCAAATGTTGGGCAAAATGGCTCCGATGAGCCGTCAAGTTTCATTAAAAATTTAGGATAAACTTTTTCTGCGTCCATTGAAAAACGTTCGCTGAAAAAAGGGTTGTATTTGTCGATTTGATTCACAACATTAAATAAAGTTATCATACATCAAAGCATTCCGACTTATTCCACGGGAAATCTTCCTGATACCGGCTCCAACTCGCTGAAATGACTTCGCTTCAGATGTCACCTTCGTGTGTTTTGCGCACTACGGTGTCTTTCTCTAGTGGTTCAAGGATAAACGCCCTCTCTCATACTATGTTTTCCAGTGATTCATTTTCAAGCATTCGTTGTCGCACTATGGTAATTCCGGTTCGTTCGGGCAGCCATGACGTCCACTTCACAAAACGTTTGGAGCATGAGCATTTTAAATGAATATCAGTCAATTAAATGATAGAGTAAAGACATAGTGTAGTTGACTTGAACCACTGGAGCAGCAGATATATAGGGATTCTAGCGCTTCATGAACTAAGTCAAGTCTATGGCATAGGAGCGAGAGAAGGAGTGTGTAACAATGAAAAAAATATTTTTAGCTGCTTTACTAATAGGCGCATTCGTAATGCCGGCACAATACGTTACGGCAGAGGAGGCGACAACGCAAACAGCTGTTAGCAGTAATAATGCAGTTAAAACTGATGTGTTAAAAGAACTGATGACATTTGAAGAAGTGATGGCTGCGTATCAAAAAGAATTTCCTAATTCAGATATTGAATCAATTGAATTAGACCATCAATCGGATGGATGGCACGTAAGTGTTGAAGGCATTGACGATGACAATAAGTATGAAATCAAACTCAATGCTTCAACTAAAGAAGTCACTGGTAAGAAAGAAAAGAAATTAGACGCCGATGAAGCAGGTGGTGCTAAGCGTAAAAAGGACAAACTTGACCTGAAACGATTAATATCATTCGATGA
The genomic region above belongs to Aerococcaceae bacterium zg-1292 and contains:
- a CDS encoding DEAD/DEAH box helicase translates to MLEQLQDVLKAHWEQSGFESATKIQSSLYQPIRDGQSLVAISPTGSGKTLAYLLPLLSTIEADNSLQVIILAPSQELVKQISTVVQEWGGLLGIHCLPILGNANMKRQLDALKERPEVIVATPGRLQEIAQQSRKVKFHQVKTIVLDEGDYLLEDSQEEAVNTITKRLMRDVQKIWVSATYGPALQRIVEEQNLALHQLMDENATNLKHVAILTQNRQKGQQLKRLAHVEGMQAIVFFEQVSELESIAAKLIFEKVAVGLLHGQLSKLERERSITAFRNGELTYLLTTDVAARGLDIADLPAVIHFNRVSDVRTYTHRSGRTGRMGKAGMVISLVNEQELRDLNAMLESETIMLEPYTTYKGVLMSEDEREQLRESAMDMPTQVKKVRKPTAKKPMRTVKNEKAKKKNRRRDTKNKGKRRPKQ
- a CDS encoding PepSY domain-containing protein; the encoded protein is MKKIFLAALLIGAFVMPAQYVTAEEATTQTAVSSNNAVKTDVLKELMTFEEVMAAYQKEFPNSDIESIELDHQSDGWHVSVEGIDDDNKYEIKLNASTKEVTGKKEKKLDADEAGGAKRKKDKLDLKRLISFDEAAQIALKEVKSGEISKFDVEHHSDGTYWEIKLKDSNKEYEVTIDAYSKKVIDVKEDD